A window from Pseudomonas campi encodes these proteins:
- a CDS encoding alpha-2-macroglobulin family protein encodes MPNKGLLLALALTLLSACDSSTPDVPSADRPVAQQDAARPAADVEALAKRYAGRQLSVADASEVQLDGASVLSVTFSVPLDPEQDFAAKLHLVDKKSGKVDGAWELSDNLMELRLRHLEPQRSLLLTVDAGLRGVNASELAAEYSSQIDTRDMQPTVGFASRGSLLPTRLAEGLPVIALNVDKVNVEFFRIRQEALPSFLSQWGRSSNISTWESRELLPMAELVYGGRFDLNPARNTRETLLLPIAGLEPFKQPGVYLAVMREAGTYNYTQPATLFTLSDIGLSVHRYRGRLDVFTQALEGGAAQADVTLELLSDKGQVIGEGSTDSSGHAELSLPDNAALLLARQGEQTSLLNLSGPALDLAEFDIGGEIPNPLQLFVFGPRDLYRPGETVLLNALLRDADGRAVKPQPVNVEVRRPDEQVSRKFVWQPGEDGLYQYQLQLAGEAPTGRWQLLLDVGSGHSQIYEFLVEDFLPERLALELKGSETPIAPSDEAQFQVEGRYLYGAPASGNRLTGQVYVRPLREAVKALPGYQFGSLTEEELSQDLELEETSLDAEGKTVIQVENRWAEAKSPLQLIVQASLQESGGRPITRRLVQPVWPAERLPGVRGLFEGEEVDGDSLVEFELLVADPAGNKLAAEQLNVRFIRERRDYYWSFSEGEGWNYHYNEKFLNLAEENISVAAGGTAKVSFPVEWGPYRIEVTDAETGIMSSLRVWAGYSWQDNTDGGAVRPDQVKLALDKPAYSAGDTATVTVTPPVAGSGYLLVESSDGPLWWQEIEVPAEGKAFDIALDDEWARHDLYISALVIRPGERKAGATPKRAVGLLHLPFERGPRKLQLSLSAPEKMRPQQPLKVQIQAKNADGSVPSEVRVLVAAVDVGILNITEYPTPDPFAQFFGRKAYGADQLDVYGQLIEAGQGRLASLAFGGDAALAKGGKRPDTSITIVAQQSLPVQLDAQGRGEVSLDIPDFNGELRLMAQAWTDERYGMAEGKTVVAAPLVAELSAPRFLAGGDETTVALDLTNLSGTTQKLDVQLSAEGQLALSETPGGHTAPIQLDQGQRTTLRIPVRAAGGFGAGVLRVSVQGLSLPGENLPPFSRTWRIGVRPAWPAQQQMFRSVLKGERWSLPAGTLAAFEPAGLEALLSVSSRPPLNLAEQIRALKAYPYGCLEQTTSGLYPSLYADAATLKRLGLEGEPEEQRRRSIEIGIERLLGMQRYNGSFGLWGSDSDEEYWLTAYVTDFLLRAREQGFAVPAEPLKKASERLLRYLQERNLIEVGYSENLDHTRFAVQAYAGYVLARSQQAPLGALRALYERRSESQSGLPLVHLAVALQKMGDKPRADEALAVGMAQGRNREDWLADYGSPLRDQALIYALLEENDLAAGTREQLLFELAEERALQDYLSTQERNSLFLAGRSLVKQPEKDWNAVLEVAGQLRELSNSQPALLLQGAGLGEPLSLSNPGEQSLYQQLTLSGYPAQAPRAGGNNLSIERDYYDLGGNALDLNNLQSGQLVLVHLAVRADERVPDALLVDLLPAGLELENQNLAQSAASLDDASSAVKEWQKSMQNAAIKHQEFRDDRYVAALDVNGYDTTHLLYLARAVTPGTYRVPPPQVESMYRPAWKAQGETPEKLVVRGR; translated from the coding sequence ATGCCGAACAAAGGACTGCTTCTGGCCCTCGCACTGACGCTGCTCAGTGCCTGCGATTCTTCCACTCCCGATGTGCCCAGCGCCGACCGCCCCGTCGCGCAGCAGGACGCGGCAAGGCCGGCGGCGGATGTCGAGGCGCTGGCCAAGCGCTATGCCGGGCGCCAGTTGAGTGTGGCCGATGCCTCGGAAGTGCAGCTCGACGGCGCCAGTGTGCTGTCGGTGACCTTCAGCGTGCCGCTCGATCCCGAGCAGGACTTCGCCGCCAAGCTGCATCTGGTCGACAAGAAAAGCGGCAAGGTCGACGGCGCCTGGGAGCTGTCCGACAACCTGATGGAACTGCGCCTGCGCCACCTCGAACCGCAGCGCAGCCTGCTGCTGACCGTCGATGCCGGCCTGCGTGGAGTCAATGCCAGCGAACTGGCCGCGGAATACAGCTCGCAGATCGATACCCGCGACATGCAGCCCACAGTCGGCTTCGCCAGCCGTGGCTCGTTGCTGCCGACCCGTCTGGCCGAAGGCCTGCCGGTGATCGCGCTGAACGTCGACAAGGTCAACGTAGAATTCTTCCGCATCCGCCAGGAAGCGCTGCCGAGCTTTCTCAGCCAGTGGGGGCGCAGCTCCAATATCAGCACCTGGGAATCCCGCGAGCTGCTGCCGATGGCCGAGCTGGTCTATGGCGGCCGTTTCGACCTCAACCCGGCGCGCAATACCCGCGAAACCCTGCTGCTGCCGATTGCCGGTCTGGAGCCGTTCAAACAGCCGGGCGTGTACCTGGCGGTGATGCGCGAGGCCGGCACCTACAACTACACGCAGCCGGCGACCCTGTTCACCCTCAGTGATATCGGCCTGTCGGTGCACCGTTACCGCGGCCGCCTGGATGTCTTCACCCAGGCCCTGGAAGGAGGCGCGGCGCAGGCCGACGTGACCCTGGAACTGCTCAGCGACAAGGGCCAGGTGATCGGCGAAGGCAGCACCGACAGCAGCGGCCACGCCGAGCTGAGCCTGCCCGATAACGCCGCCCTGCTGCTCGCCCGCCAGGGCGAGCAGACCAGCCTGCTCAACCTCAGCGGCCCGGCCCTGGACCTGGCCGAGTTCGATATCGGCGGCGAGATCCCCAACCCGCTGCAGTTGTTCGTGTTCGGCCCGCGCGATCTGTATCGCCCCGGTGAGACCGTGCTGCTCAACGCCTTGCTGCGCGATGCCGATGGCCGCGCGGTCAAGCCGCAGCCGGTGAATGTGGAAGTGCGTCGCCCGGATGAGCAGGTCAGCCGCAAGTTCGTCTGGCAGCCGGGCGAGGATGGCCTCTATCAATACCAGCTGCAGCTGGCCGGCGAGGCGCCGACCGGACGCTGGCAACTGCTGCTGGATGTCGGCAGCGGGCACAGCCAGATCTACGAATTCCTCGTCGAGGACTTCCTGCCCGAACGCCTGGCCCTGGAGCTCAAGGGCAGCGAGACGCCGATCGCACCGAGCGACGAGGCGCAGTTCCAGGTCGAGGGTCGTTACCTGTACGGCGCGCCGGCGTCCGGCAACCGCCTGACCGGCCAGGTCTACGTGCGGCCGCTGCGCGAGGCGGTGAAGGCGCTGCCTGGCTACCAGTTCGGCTCGCTCACCGAGGAGGAGCTGAGCCAGGATCTCGAGCTGGAGGAAACCAGCCTGGATGCCGAGGGCAAGACTGTTATCCAGGTGGAAAACCGCTGGGCCGAGGCCAAGTCACCGCTGCAGCTGATCGTCCAGGCCAGCCTGCAGGAGTCCGGTGGCCGGCCGATCACCCGGCGCCTGGTGCAACCGGTATGGCCGGCCGAGCGCCTGCCCGGTGTGCGCGGCCTGTTCGAGGGCGAGGAGGTGGATGGCGACAGCCTGGTCGAATTCGAGCTGCTGGTCGCCGATCCGGCGGGCAACAAGCTGGCCGCCGAGCAGCTCAACGTGCGCTTTATCCGCGAGCGCCGTGACTACTACTGGAGCTTCTCCGAAGGCGAAGGCTGGAATTACCACTACAACGAGAAGTTCCTCAACCTGGCCGAGGAAAACATCAGCGTCGCCGCCGGCGGCACGGCCAAGGTCAGTTTCCCGGTGGAGTGGGGCCCGTACCGCATCGAAGTCACCGACGCCGAGACCGGCATCATGAGCAGCCTGCGGGTGTGGGCCGGTTATTCCTGGCAGGACAACACCGACGGCGGTGCGGTGCGTCCGGACCAGGTCAAACTGGCTCTCGACAAGCCGGCCTACAGTGCCGGCGACACAGCCACGGTCACCGTTACCCCGCCGGTAGCCGGCAGTGGCTACCTGCTGGTGGAGTCCAGTGACGGTCCGCTGTGGTGGCAGGAAATCGAGGTGCCGGCCGAAGGCAAGGCCTTCGACATTGCCCTGGACGACGAGTGGGCGCGGCATGACCTGTACATCAGCGCCCTGGTGATCCGCCCCGGCGAGCGCAAGGCGGGCGCCACGCCCAAGCGCGCCGTGGGCCTGCTGCACCTGCCGTTCGAACGCGGCCCGCGCAAGCTGCAGCTGAGCCTCAGTGCGCCGGAGAAGATGCGCCCGCAGCAGCCGCTGAAGGTGCAAATCCAGGCGAAGAACGCCGACGGCAGCGTACCGAGCGAGGTGCGGGTGCTGGTGGCGGCGGTGGATGTCGGCATCCTCAATATCACCGAGTACCCGACGCCCGACCCCTTCGCCCAGTTCTTCGGGCGCAAGGCCTACGGCGCCGACCAGCTGGATGTCTACGGCCAGCTGATTGAGGCCGGTCAGGGGCGCCTGGCCAGCCTGGCCTTCGGCGGTGATGCGGCGCTGGCCAAGGGCGGCAAGCGCCCGGATACCAGCATCACCATCGTCGCCCAACAGAGCCTGCCGGTGCAGCTGGATGCCCAGGGCCGGGGCGAAGTCAGCCTGGATATTCCCGACTTCAATGGCGAGCTGCGCCTGATGGCCCAGGCCTGGACCGACGAGCGCTACGGCATGGCCGAGGGCAAGACGGTGGTAGCCGCGCCGCTGGTGGCCGAACTGTCGGCGCCGCGCTTCCTCGCCGGCGGCGATGAAACCACCGTGGCCCTGGACCTGACCAACCTGTCCGGCACCACGCAGAAACTCGATGTGCAGCTTAGCGCCGAGGGGCAGTTGGCCTTGAGCGAAACCCCTGGCGGGCATACCGCACCGATTCAGCTCGACCAGGGCCAGCGCACCACCCTGCGTATCCCGGTGCGTGCCGCCGGCGGCTTCGGCGCCGGCGTGCTGCGCGTCAGCGTGCAGGGCCTGAGCTTGCCGGGCGAGAACCTGCCGCCGTTCAGTCGCACCTGGCGCATCGGTGTGCGTCCGGCCTGGCCGGCGCAGCAGCAGATGTTCCGCAGCGTGCTCAAGGGAGAACGCTGGAGCCTGCCTGCCGGCACCCTGGCGGCCTTCGAACCGGCCGGGCTGGAGGCGCTGCTTAGCGTGTCCAGTCGTCCGCCGCTCAATCTGGCCGAGCAGATCCGTGCCCTCAAGGCCTATCCCTACGGCTGCCTGGAGCAGACCACCAGCGGCCTGTACCCCTCGCTGTACGCCGATGCTGCCACCCTCAAGCGGCTCGGCCTGGAAGGCGAGCCTGAAGAGCAGCGGCGACGCTCGATCGAGATCGGCATCGAGCGTCTGCTTGGCATGCAGCGCTACAACGGCAGCTTCGGTCTGTGGGGCAGCGACAGCGACGAGGAATACTGGCTGACCGCCTATGTCACCGACTTCCTCCTGCGCGCCCGCGAGCAAGGCTTCGCCGTGCCCGCCGAGCCGCTGAAGAAGGCCAGCGAGCGCCTGCTGCGCTACCTGCAGGAGCGCAACCTGATCGAAGTCGGCTACAGCGAAAACCTCGACCACACCCGCTTTGCCGTGCAGGCCTACGCCGGTTACGTGCTGGCGCGCAGTCAGCAGGCGCCGCTGGGCGCCCTGCGTGCGCTGTACGAGCGGCGCAGTGAGTCGCAGTCCGGCCTGCCGCTGGTACACCTGGCGGTGGCCCTGCAGAAGATGGGCGACAAGCCGCGTGCCGACGAGGCGCTGGCCGTGGGCATGGCGCAGGGTCGCAATCGCGAGGACTGGCTGGCCGACTACGGCAGCCCGCTGCGCGACCAGGCACTGATCTACGCCCTGCTGGAGGAGAATGACCTGGCCGCCGGCACGCGCGAGCAACTGCTGTTCGAACTGGCCGAGGAGCGGGCGCTGCAGGACTACCTGTCGACCCAGGAGCGCAACTCGCTGTTCCTCGCCGGCCGTAGCCTGGTCAAACAGCCGGAGAAGGACTGGAACGCCGTGCTGGAAGTCGCCGGCCAGCTGCGCGAGCTGAGTAACAGCCAGCCGGCCCTGCTGCTGCAGGGCGCGGGTCTGGGCGAGCCGCTGAGCCTGAGCAATCCGGGCGAGCAGAGCCTGTACCAGCAACTGACCCTGTCCGGTTACCCGGCCCAGGCACCGCGGGCGGGGGGCAACAACCTGAGCATCGAACGCGACTACTACGACCTCGGTGGCAACGCGCTGGACCTGAACAATCTGCAAAGCGGCCAGCTGGTGCTGGTGCACCTGGCGGTGCGCGCCGATGAGCGGGTGCCGGATGCCCTGCTGGTCGACCTGCTACCGGCGGGCCTGGAGCTGGAAAACCAGAATCTGGCGCAGAGCGCCGCCAGCCTGGACGACGCCAGCAGCGCGGTGAAGGAGTGGCAGAAGTCGATGCAGAACGCCGCAATCAAACACCAGGAATTCCGCGACGACCGCTACGTGGCGGCGCTGGATGTGAATGGCTACGACACCACCCACCTGCTGTACCTGGCCCGCGCCGTGACGCCCGGCACCTACCGGGTGCCGCCGCCGCAAGTGGAGTCGATGTACCGTCCAGCCTGGAAGGCCCAGGGCGAGACGCCGGAGAAATTGGTGGTGCGGGGGCGCTGA
- a CDS encoding endonuclease domain-containing protein has product MGLRENAKHLRTHMTDAEARLWYHLRGHRFMGLKFKRQKPIGRYIVDFVCLECFLIIELDGGQHAEQWQVDQVRDGYLQERGYRVLRFWNHQVLGEMAAVLERIRLSIDPLPSPLP; this is encoded by the coding sequence ATGGGACTGCGTGAAAACGCCAAGCATCTGCGTACCCACATGACGGATGCCGAGGCCAGGCTCTGGTATCACCTGCGTGGTCACCGCTTCATGGGATTGAAGTTCAAGCGACAGAAACCGATTGGCCGCTATATCGTCGACTTCGTGTGTCTGGAGTGTTTCCTGATCATCGAACTGGATGGCGGTCAGCATGCCGAGCAGTGGCAGGTGGATCAGGTGCGCGATGGCTATCTACAGGAGCGTGGCTATCGGGTGCTGCGCTTCTGGAATCATCAGGTGCTGGGTGAGATGGCGGCGGTGCTGGAGCGGATTCGCCTGAGCATCGACCCTCTCCCCAGCCCTCTCCCATGA